One Paraglaciecola mesophila genomic region harbors:
- a CDS encoding DUF3422 family protein, producing the protein MTIQLNREAVTDVIKNRPRLWVSETRQSLSQELHNRPSVQMATCSTVSHIAVRINQDQRGKEFQQLCTLCARYNAPPPESDACCYYQHFTGFEIRWERHLEFSSYTFIRKGVSEALFDSFAIEFVPQQWFDELVGELVSAVNLVLRAEPPSDGLLRQAFENYQVFGSTVASGRANVFTSFRVHSDGFSRVYIETSQLNNYQAGRLVQRLLEIETYQMMALLSLPIAKALSADVAQIEQRLVGINQSMASTKDADDGEMLSALSHLANQTEQILADISYRFSATDAYYELVCSRITQLKEQELNHKERLSEFVTRRLGPGVKTCQALTRRLDALTGRIERASGLLRTRVDLSIEQQNQKLLAAINRRGEVQLRLQQIVEGVSIVAIVYYSMSLLDYVLNALESVDLALDKILVKGISVPVLLLSTWLAMRLLLRTIKKHTH; encoded by the coding sequence ATGACGATACAACTTAATAGAGAAGCTGTGACCGACGTTATTAAAAATAGACCTCGTCTTTGGGTATCAGAAACACGACAAAGCTTGAGTCAAGAATTGCATAACCGGCCCAGTGTCCAAATGGCGACTTGTTCCACTGTTAGCCACATTGCTGTGCGAATTAACCAAGACCAGAGAGGGAAAGAGTTTCAGCAACTATGCACCTTGTGTGCACGTTATAATGCGCCACCTCCAGAGTCGGATGCGTGTTGCTATTATCAGCATTTCACGGGTTTCGAGATCCGCTGGGAACGACACCTAGAATTCTCCAGTTACACCTTTATTAGAAAGGGCGTCAGTGAGGCATTATTTGACAGTTTTGCTATCGAGTTTGTGCCCCAGCAATGGTTTGATGAATTAGTAGGAGAGCTGGTAAGTGCTGTTAATTTGGTTTTGCGTGCTGAACCACCGAGTGATGGGCTACTTCGCCAAGCGTTTGAAAACTATCAAGTCTTCGGTAGCACGGTAGCCAGTGGGCGAGCCAACGTGTTCACTTCCTTTCGAGTTCACAGCGATGGTTTTTCCCGAGTGTATATTGAGACATCGCAATTAAATAACTATCAAGCAGGTCGCTTAGTGCAGCGTTTGCTGGAAATTGAAACATATCAAATGATGGCGCTGTTAAGTTTGCCCATTGCTAAAGCGTTGTCTGCTGATGTAGCACAAATAGAGCAGCGCTTAGTGGGAATAAATCAAAGTATGGCGAGCACTAAGGATGCTGATGATGGTGAAATGCTCAGCGCTTTATCGCATTTAGCCAATCAAACAGAGCAAATACTGGCTGATATTAGCTATCGATTTAGTGCCACGGATGCCTACTACGAACTTGTGTGCTCACGCATTACTCAGCTCAAAGAGCAAGAGCTAAACCACAAAGAACGCTTAAGTGAGTTTGTCACTCGAAGGCTTGGCCCTGGTGTTAAAACGTGTCAGGCGTTAACACGCCGATTAGACGCGCTAACCGGTCGCATCGAACGGGCAAGTGGTTTGCTGCGAACAAGAGTTGATTTATCGATTGAACAACAGAACCAAAAATTGCTCGCTGCGATCAATCGAAGAGGAGAAGTGCAATTACGATTGCAACAAATAGTGGAAGGTGTGTCTATTGTGGCGATTGTGTATTACTCCATGAGCCTGCTGGATTACGTGCTAAATGCGCTCGAATCGGTTGATTTAGCGCTCGATAAAATTCTAGTCAAGGGCATTTCTGTTCCTGTACTTCTACTTTCTACTTGGCTAGCGATGCGTTTGCTCTTGCGGACTATCAAAAAACACACTCACTGA
- a CDS encoding porin has product MNTLTKYGLLSVAIATSFSAAAKIDIYENDGLSFSADGLVNAFYSNSSIETTDAAGVGTDRDQSRVRMGFLPNNVGFNFSNQLSDMKIEMRSSFWVSINDSDNNRDASPADLGTGSLIDVRQFYATVKADWGEVLIGKDFGLFNRANILNDELLLGFGQTSDFFGLVDGGNVTFGNISTGYTYPFPKAQITYRSPEFNGFKIAVGLMDPNKVSSDSSEDLPRFEAELMYNSTFDSGSFMAWLSGVSQSSEVDGIEQDQSGVGYGAKVKFAGLALSASGYSTKGLGHVAGLDQLVGPEVIETDGMLFQVSHTMDDHRFVVTHGRTEVENTNSILDAEHTNTGFAYFNTLRPGLTAVFEYNHTEADVTNSLAGEDNDTISVGAVVTF; this is encoded by the coding sequence ATGAACACATTAACGAAATATGGCCTCTTGTCAGTGGCGATCGCTACTTCCTTCAGTGCTGCGGCTAAAATAGACATATACGAAAATGACGGTTTGAGCTTCAGTGCCGACGGTTTGGTCAACGCCTTCTATTCCAACAGTTCAATTGAAACCACTGATGCAGCGGGGGTAGGTACAGACAGAGATCAATCTCGAGTACGTATGGGGTTTTTACCGAATAATGTAGGCTTTAACTTTTCAAATCAGTTATCAGACATGAAGATCGAAATGCGCTCTTCTTTTTGGGTGTCCATAAACGATTCTGATAATAATCGGGACGCCTCTCCCGCTGATTTGGGGACCGGCTCGTTGATTGACGTTCGCCAATTTTATGCGACAGTCAAAGCGGATTGGGGGGAAGTGCTTATCGGTAAAGACTTCGGTCTGTTTAACCGCGCCAATATTTTAAACGATGAATTACTTTTGGGGTTCGGCCAAACCTCTGACTTTTTTGGTCTAGTCGATGGCGGTAACGTGACATTTGGTAACATTAGTACTGGCTATACGTATCCGTTCCCTAAGGCGCAAATCACTTATCGATCGCCTGAATTCAATGGTTTCAAGATTGCGGTGGGCCTGATGGACCCTAACAAAGTGTCATCTGACTCTTCTGAAGACTTACCGCGTTTTGAGGCTGAATTAATGTACAACTCCACCTTTGACAGTGGCTCATTCATGGCGTGGTTAAGTGGTGTTAGCCAATCCAGTGAAGTTGATGGAATAGAACAAGATCAATCAGGCGTGGGCTATGGTGCGAAAGTAAAGTTTGCGGGCCTTGCACTGAGTGCGTCGGGGTATAGCACTAAAGGCTTAGGGCATGTTGCAGGGCTAGATCAGTTGGTTGGCCCTGAGGTGATCGAGACTGACGGTATGTTATTTCAAGTGTCTCATACCATGGACGACCATAGATTTGTTGTTACCCACGGCAGAACTGAAGTGGAAAACACTAACAGTATATTAGATGCAGAACATACAAATACGGGGTTCGCTTATTTCAATACGCTGCGCCCGGGACTCACCGCCGTTTTCGAATACAACCACACTGAAGCAGACGTAACGAACTCGTTGGCGGGTGAAGACAATGACACGATTTCTGTTGGTGCAGTCGTGACTTTTTAA
- a CDS encoding EthD family reductase: MENVKLVVLYPQPLDKAQFERDYVLHLDMFQQALSIPKTDELPYTVTKFVAVGDEIPKYYQMFSMFFSSMNALQKTLTSKEMQTVASDAVRISSGGAPSILIGIDG; the protein is encoded by the coding sequence ATGGAAAACGTTAAATTAGTAGTTTTGTATCCGCAGCCTTTAGATAAAGCTCAATTTGAGCGAGATTATGTTTTGCACTTAGACATGTTTCAACAAGCTTTAAGCATTCCTAAAACGGACGAGTTACCTTACACAGTGACTAAGTTTGTTGCTGTTGGCGATGAAATACCCAAGTACTATCAAATGTTTAGTATGTTTTTTAGTTCTATGAATGCATTGCAAAAAACACTGACGAGCAAAGAAATGCAAACTGTGGCCAGTGATGCGGTACGCATATCATCAGGGGGCGCACCGAGCATTTTAATTGGAATAGATGGTTGA
- a CDS encoding response regulator transcription factor: protein MYKILVADDHPLFREAIINTISSAFPGSTTYETEDIESTLELVKNNDEIDLILLDLNMPGMTGLNGLLDVRNECPTTPVVIVSAETEKQKILQTLSYGAVGFIAKSSSKQVIGEAIQSVFEGNVYLPPNIMRSQTVDNQTNECEISPEKISLLTRRELIVLKHLTKGEANKQIAYNLHISETTIKSHVSSILKKLGATNRVKVVVGCGDIDFNQYLKR, encoded by the coding sequence ATGTATAAAATTCTCGTTGCTGATGATCACCCTTTATTTCGTGAAGCGATAATCAATACGATCAGTTCTGCGTTTCCGGGCTCTACAACCTATGAAACAGAAGATATAGAATCAACGCTTGAGTTAGTTAAAAACAATGACGAGATAGACTTAATCTTGCTTGATTTGAACATGCCCGGCATGACGGGCCTCAATGGGCTATTGGATGTTCGCAATGAATGCCCAACCACGCCAGTAGTTATTGTGTCGGCTGAAACTGAAAAGCAAAAAATACTGCAGACTCTCTCTTATGGTGCTGTTGGATTCATTGCTAAATCTTCCTCAAAGCAAGTGATTGGCGAAGCAATTCAAAGTGTTTTCGAAGGGAATGTTTATTTACCGCCAAATATAATGCGCTCTCAAACGGTTGATAACCAAACAAATGAATGCGAAATTTCTCCTGAAAAAATATCACTATTGACTCGCCGTGAACTTATCGTGTTAAAGCATTTAACGAAAGGTGAGGCCAATAAACAGATTGCTTATAATCTGCATATTTCAGAGACAACGATTAAGTCTCATGTTTCATCAATCCTTAAAAAATTAGGCGCTACGAACCGAGTTAAAGTGGTGGTAGGTTGCGGTGATATCGATTTTAATCAATATTTGAAACGTTAA